A section of the Macadamia integrifolia cultivar HAES 741 unplaced genomic scaffold, SCU_Mint_v3 scaffold_94A, whole genome shotgun sequence genome encodes:
- the LOC122071782 gene encoding thioredoxin-like protein YLS8 isoform X2, with protein MSMGMDEVLANVAETIKNFAVIYLVDITEVPDFNTMYELYDPSTIMFFFRNKHIMIDLGTGNNNKINWALKDKQEFIDIVETVYRGARKGRGLVIAPKDYSTKYRY; from the exons ATGTCTATGGgg ATGGATGAGGTGTTGGCTAACGTTGCAGAGACGATAAAGAATTTTGCTGTTATCTACTTGGTGGACATCACAGAAGTGCCTGATTTCAATACTATGTATGAGCTTTACGATCCCTCAACAATCATGTTTTTCTTCCGCAACAAGCATATCATGATTGATCTTGGCACTGGAAACAATAACAAGATCAACTGGGCTCTAAAGGACAAGCAGGAGTTCATCGACATTGTTGAGACTGTTTATCGTGGAGCCCGAAAGGGTCGTGGTCTGGTGATTGCACCCAAAGACTACTCAACGAAATACCGTTACTGA